In the Burkholderia glumae LMG 2196 = ATCC 33617 genome, one interval contains:
- a CDS encoding helix-turn-helix domain-containing protein, whose amino-acid sequence MKIADIDAFAVMIRCQPLSQAAHELGVTQPAIARRA is encoded by the coding sequence ATGAAAATCGCTGATATCGATGCCTTCGCGGTGATGATTCGCTGCCAGCCGCTGAGCCAGGCCGCGCACGAACTCGGCGTCACGCAGCCGGCCATCGCGCGCCGCGCGTAG
- a CDS encoding cysteine dioxygenase — protein MNSHGLHQTHQTRAAEAQRAAPPLAGFVAAFSRLIDTQPDEARVLRDGGALLADLVARDDWLPESFARPDPERYQQFLLHRDPDARFSIVSFVWGPGQVTPIHDHTVWGLIGMLRGAEYSQPYAFDGAGLPVPAGAPLRLAPGQVEAVSPTLGDVHRVGNVYHDRVSISIHVYGADIGAIERSVYREDGTRKPFVSGYTLPAGVA, from the coding sequence ATGAATTCGCATGGCTTGCACCAGACGCACCAGACGCGCGCGGCCGAGGCGCAGCGCGCCGCGCCGCCGCTGGCCGGGTTCGTTGCCGCGTTTTCGCGTCTGATCGACACGCAGCCCGACGAGGCACGCGTGCTGCGCGACGGCGGCGCGCTGCTGGCCGATCTGGTCGCGCGTGACGACTGGCTGCCCGAATCGTTCGCACGGCCCGATCCCGAGCGCTACCAGCAGTTCCTGCTGCATCGCGATCCCGACGCGCGATTCTCGATCGTCAGCTTCGTCTGGGGGCCGGGGCAGGTCACGCCGATCCACGATCACACCGTCTGGGGGCTGATCGGCATGCTGCGCGGCGCCGAATATTCGCAGCCCTACGCGTTCGACGGCGCCGGCTTGCCGGTGCCGGCCGGCGCGCCGCTGCGGCTTGCTCCGGGCCAGGTCGAGGCGGTGTCGCCGACGCTCGGCGACGTTCACCGCGTCGGCAACGTCTACCACGACCGCGTGTCGATCAGCATCCACGTCTATGGCGCCGACATCGGCGCGATCGAGCGCTCGGTCTATCGCGAGGACGGCACGCGCAAGCCGTTCGTCTCCGGCTATACGCTGCCGGCCGGCGTCGCGTGA
- a CDS encoding rhodanese-related sulfurtransferase produces the protein MFSTGAALPEARDRRACRGTPPGLAFPFLSLPMNAVSDSATFSARSAAAVSDAAFPRLSVAEVRAALLAREEIALVDVREEAPYAAGHPLWAANLPLSTLELEAWTRIPRRDTAIALYGEYGDEDLAPRAASVLAGLGYTRVHLLDGGLAAWSRAGGELFIDVNVPSKAFGEYVEAKRHTPSLSAQEVQALIESRADVVIVDARRFDEYQTMSIPTATSVPGAELVLRVRELAPDPATRVIVNCAGRTRSIIGTQSLVNAGLPNPVAALRNGTIGWTLAGQALEHGATRRFPEAVADAHRAAARDGARAVAARAGVKRVAPAEVDALGEGGRRTVYRFDVRTPGEYAAGHLPGFTSAPGGQLVQETDHHAPVRGARIVLADDDGVRADMSASWLAQMGWDVYVVEPAQAASGGEAGMPPARAPEAAPVARVTPATLAAWLDAADGDVPAVIDVSAGANYVKRHIPGAWYVIRARLREALAAIPAARRYVLTCGTSQLAAFAAADLRALLPAEVGVFVLDGGTQAWIDAGLPLEQGETRLASQRDDRYRRPYEGTQNAAAAMQAYLDWEFGLVAQLGRDGTHHFHVI, from the coding sequence ATGTTCAGCACGGGTGCCGCGCTGCCTGAAGCGCGCGATCGTAGGGCTTGCCGCGGCACGCCGCCCGGCCTGGCCTTCCCTTTTCTTTCCCTGCCGATGAACGCCGTGTCCGATTCCGCCACCTTCTCCGCTCGTTCCGCCGCCGCCGTGTCCGATGCGGCGTTTCCCCGCCTGTCCGTCGCCGAGGTGCGCGCGGCGCTGCTCGCGCGCGAGGAGATCGCGCTCGTCGACGTGCGCGAGGAGGCGCCCTATGCGGCCGGCCATCCGCTGTGGGCCGCGAACCTGCCGCTGTCGACGCTCGAGCTGGAGGCCTGGACGCGCATCCCGCGCCGCGATACCGCGATCGCGCTGTACGGCGAATACGGCGACGAGGATCTCGCGCCGCGCGCGGCGTCCGTGCTCGCCGGTCTCGGCTACACGCGCGTGCACCTGCTCGACGGCGGTCTCGCGGCATGGAGCCGCGCGGGCGGCGAGCTGTTCATCGACGTCAACGTGCCGAGCAAGGCGTTCGGCGAATACGTGGAAGCGAAGCGCCACACGCCGTCGCTGTCGGCGCAGGAGGTGCAGGCGCTGATCGAATCGAGGGCCGACGTGGTGATCGTCGATGCGCGCCGCTTCGATGAATACCAGACCATGAGCATTCCAACCGCGACCAGCGTGCCCGGCGCCGAACTCGTGCTGCGCGTGCGCGAGCTCGCGCCCGATCCGGCCACGCGCGTGATCGTCAACTGCGCGGGGCGCACGCGCAGCATCATCGGCACGCAGTCGCTCGTGAACGCGGGGCTGCCGAATCCGGTGGCCGCGCTGCGCAACGGCACGATCGGCTGGACGCTGGCCGGGCAGGCGCTCGAGCATGGCGCCACGCGGCGCTTTCCCGAGGCGGTGGCCGATGCGCATCGCGCCGCCGCGCGAGACGGCGCGCGCGCGGTGGCCGCCAGGGCGGGCGTCAAGCGCGTTGCGCCGGCCGAGGTGGACGCGCTCGGCGAGGGCGGGCGCCGCACCGTCTACCGGTTCGACGTGCGCACGCCCGGCGAATATGCGGCCGGCCATCTGCCCGGCTTCACCAGCGCGCCGGGTGGCCAGCTCGTGCAGGAAACCGATCATCACGCGCCGGTGCGCGGCGCGCGCATCGTATTGGCCGACGACGACGGCGTGCGTGCCGACATGAGCGCCTCGTGGCTCGCCCAGATGGGCTGGGACGTCTACGTAGTCGAGCCGGCGCAGGCCGCCTCGGGCGGCGAGGCCGGCATGCCGCCGGCGCGCGCGCCCGAGGCGGCACCGGTGGCGCGCGTCACGCCGGCCACGCTCGCGGCGTGGCTCGATGCCGCGGACGGCGACGTGCCGGCCGTGATCGACGTGAGCGCTGGCGCGAACTACGTGAAGCGGCACATACCCGGTGCGTGGTATGTGATCCGCGCGCGGCTGCGCGAGGCGCTGGCCGCGATTCCGGCCGCGCGGCGCTACGTGCTGACCTGCGGCACCTCGCAGCTGGCCGCGTTCGCGGCGGCCGACCTGCGCGCGCTGCTGCCGGCCGAGGTGGGCGTATTCGTGCTGGACGGCGGCACGCAGGCCTGGATCGACGCGGGCCTGCCGCTCGAGCAGGGCGAGACGCGCCTCGCTTCGCAACGTGACGACCGCTACCGGCGTCCCTACGAAGGCACGCAGAACGCGGCGGCGGCGATGCAGGCGTATCTCGATTGGGAGTTCGGCCTGGTCGCGCAACTCGGCCGCGACGGCACGCATCATTTTCACGTGATCTGA
- a CDS encoding porin gives MKTYVAVVVTAAGLVAATAAQAQSSVTLYGIIDTGLAYQNSSGTLGQTSGGHASLKMSTGVTEGSRVGLRGVEDLGGGTKAVFTLEAGINTANGSPQFPGGIFTRQAFVGLSDAKYGTLTAGRQYTAYYTLLAPWSPTTWLTGYFGAHPGDIDALDTSYRANNSIVYLSPRYHGFTVGGSYSFGGVPGSVNAGATWSAGLQYMNGPLGIAAGFLRINNSTPGGGEWGAASTTANGGAQTSVSAINNGYASAQAQQRVAVTAGYRLTSRWDVTASYSNVQYIPGSGSAFRDTAIFNTAGAVLHFRPVAAWDLAMGYSYTRAALANAVGKAARYHQFTLAQVYSLSKRTGLYAIEAYQHAGGETLLNGKVIAATASIGDGFNLTPSTTSSQLAIGVGMVHRF, from the coding sequence ATGAAGACATACGTGGCGGTTGTCGTGACGGCAGCCGGACTGGTGGCGGCCACGGCCGCGCAGGCGCAGAGCAGCGTCACGCTGTACGGCATCATCGACACGGGGCTCGCCTATCAGAACAGCAGCGGCACGCTTGGCCAGACCTCGGGGGGCCACGCGTCGCTGAAGATGTCGACGGGCGTCACGGAGGGCAGCCGCGTCGGCCTGCGCGGCGTGGAGGACCTGGGCGGTGGCACCAAGGCCGTGTTCACGCTCGAGGCCGGCATCAATACCGCGAACGGCAGTCCGCAGTTCCCGGGCGGCATCTTCACGCGGCAGGCCTTCGTCGGGCTGTCCGACGCGAAGTACGGCACGCTGACGGCAGGCCGCCAGTACACCGCTTACTACACGCTGCTCGCGCCGTGGAGTCCGACCACCTGGCTGACCGGCTATTTCGGCGCGCATCCTGGCGACATCGATGCGCTCGACACCAGCTATCGCGCCAACAACTCGATCGTCTACCTCTCGCCCCGATACCACGGGTTCACGGTCGGCGGCTCGTACTCGTTCGGCGGGGTGCCGGGCAGCGTGAACGCCGGCGCCACCTGGAGCGCTGGGCTGCAGTACATGAACGGCCCGCTCGGCATCGCCGCCGGCTTTCTGCGCATCAACAATTCGACGCCGGGCGGAGGCGAGTGGGGGGCGGCATCGACGACCGCCAACGGCGGCGCGCAGACATCGGTGTCGGCGATCAACAACGGCTACGCGTCGGCCCAGGCGCAGCAGCGCGTGGCGGTGACGGCCGGCTATCGGCTCACCTCGCGCTGGGACGTGACGGCGTCGTACTCGAACGTCCAGTACATCCCTGGCTCCGGCTCGGCGTTTCGCGACACGGCGATCTTCAACACGGCCGGCGCGGTGCTGCACTTCAGGCCGGTGGCCGCGTGGGATCTTGCGATGGGCTACAGCTACACGCGCGCGGCGCTCGCCAACGCCGTCGGCAAGGCGGCGCGCTACCATCAGTTCACGCTGGCGCAGGTCTATAGCCTATCGAAGCGCACCGGCCTCTACGCGATCGAGGCCTACCAGCACGCGGGCGGCGAGACCTTGCTGAACGGCAAGGTGATCGCGGCCACGGCGTCGATCGGCGACGGCTTCAATCTCACGCCCTCCACCACCAGCAGTCAGCTCGCGATCGGCGTCGGCATGGTGCATCGCTTCTGA